In Caldanaerovirga acetigignens, the following are encoded in one genomic region:
- the flgG gene encoding flagellar basal-body rod protein FlgG: MMRALWSAGSGMLAQQLNVDVIANNLANVNTTGFKKSRIEFKDLLYETLRRPDIYEPGQGNPVGLQIGHGVRPSSTSRTFTTGNLQQTGNTFDLAIDGDGFFMVERPDGSRVFTRDGSFKLSMDGNDRYLVTSEGYYVLSTDEDYISIPQDVTDISISAGGVITGKDATGAIQEIGTIAIAKFLNPEGLLGIGNNLFEQTAASGEYILKQTPEEPGFGNILQGFLELSNVQVVEEMVNLIVAQRAYEINTKAIQAADEMLGEANNLRR; the protein is encoded by the coding sequence ATGATGCGGGCTTTGTGGAGTGCCGGGTCGGGTATGCTCGCCCAGCAGCTTAACGTGGATGTCATAGCAAACAACCTGGCCAACGTAAACACAACGGGTTTTAAAAAAAGCAGGATAGAGTTTAAGGACCTGCTTTACGAGACTTTAAGGAGGCCTGACATTTATGAACCGGGACAAGGAAATCCGGTGGGACTGCAGATAGGACACGGCGTGAGGCCTTCTTCCACTTCGAGGACCTTTACAACAGGCAACCTTCAGCAGACGGGAAACACCTTCGATTTGGCCATAGATGGGGATGGCTTTTTTATGGTTGAAAGACCCGACGGGAGCCGAGTTTTTACAAGAGACGGTTCTTTCAAGCTTTCAATGGATGGAAACGACAGGTATCTGGTGACATCGGAAGGATATTACGTTCTCAGCACCGATGAAGATTATATTTCCATACCCCAGGATGTGACGGACATCAGCATATCGGCAGGAGGTGTGATCACCGGAAAGGACGCAACGGGAGCTATCCAGGAAATAGGTACCATAGCCATCGCCAAGTTTTTGAATCCCGAAGGACTGCTGGGCATAGGAAACAACTTGTTTGAACAAACCGCAGCTTCGGGGGAGTACATTTTGAAACAGACGCCTGAAGAGCCAGGATTCGGGAATATACTCCAGGGCTTTCTAGAGCTTTCTAACGTTCAGGTTGTCGAGGAGATGGTAAATTTGATAGTGGCACAGAGGGCTTATGAAATAAACACCAAAGCCATTCAGGCCGCTGATGAGATGTTAGGAGAGGCGAATAACCTTAGAAGATAG
- a CDS encoding flagellar hook-basal body protein translates to MIRGLYTCASGMLSEMARTDVISNNLANVGTFGFKKDRAVFRAFPEINIHRFDDPGPAGTGFGRAAVPFIGVLGTGASVDQIYVDFTRGELQTTSNPLDLAIKDEVPGERSFFQVQSPNGEIFYTRDGSFTINEEGFLVTKEGHYVMGEGGPINLGGGTKIVVNTEGEIYMDGRITDRLRVIAFAQNALFQKIGDNLFRVQGQPSESNAQIIQGALERSNVNAVSEMINLISAFRSYEANQRMIMAHDETLAKAVSEIARI, encoded by the coding sequence GTGATAAGGGGGCTCTACACTTGTGCTTCCGGGATGCTGTCGGAAATGGCGAGGACCGACGTTATATCAAATAATCTGGCTAACGTGGGCACTTTTGGTTTTAAGAAAGATAGAGCGGTTTTCAGGGCTTTTCCGGAAATTAACATTCACCGCTTTGACGATCCGGGGCCGGCGGGGACAGGGTTTGGAAGGGCCGCCGTTCCGTTTATCGGGGTCCTGGGCACTGGTGCGAGCGTTGATCAAATCTACGTGGATTTTACTCGAGGCGAATTGCAGACAACATCTAATCCTTTGGACTTGGCAATAAAGGATGAAGTGCCGGGCGAAAGGTCATTTTTCCAAGTACAGTCACCGAACGGGGAGATTTTTTACACTAGGGACGGCAGTTTTACCATCAATGAAGAAGGTTTTCTTGTTACCAAAGAAGGACATTACGTGATGGGTGAAGGCGGGCCGATTAATTTGGGCGGCGGAACCAAGATAGTCGTGAATACCGAAGGCGAAATTTATATGGACGGAAGGATAACAGACAGGCTGAGAGTGATTGCTTTTGCGCAAAATGCGCTTTTTCAAAAAATAGGGGACAACCTTTTCAGGGTGCAAGGCCAGCCCTCGGAATCTAACGCGCAAATCATCCAGGGAGCTCTGGAACGCTCTAACGTAAATGCGGTATCGGAAATGATAAATTTGATATCAGCGTTCAGGTCGTACGAAGCAAACCAGAGGATGATTATGGCACATGATGAAACCTTGGCAAAAGCCGTTTCGGAGATCGCGAGGATATAA
- a CDS encoding rod shape-determining protein has product MDIGIDLGTASVLIYVKGKGIVLREPSVVALDKNTGKVLAVGERARDMLGRTPGNIVAIRPMKGGVIADYTITEIMLKYFLKQIVERKLFRPRVMVCVPAVITEVEKRAIIEACVAAGARQTFLIEEPVAAAIGAGLDISKPAGNMVVDIGGGTTDIAVLSLGGIVCGTSLKVAGDTFDEAIIKYVKKEFNLAIGERTAEEIKISIATVFPEEGFEQSLEIRGRSLVSGLPKTVTITSSQTCEALQEPVEKIIEAIFSVLEKTPPELAADLTERGMVLTGGGSLLRGLDKLIAQKTNIPVYVAEDAISCVALGAGKALECLDVLGQKNIQRKMTERRWQR; this is encoded by the coding sequence ATGGATATAGGCATAGACCTTGGAACAGCATCTGTTTTGATTTATGTAAAGGGAAAGGGTATCGTCCTCAGAGAACCCTCTGTTGTTGCGTTGGACAAGAATACAGGCAAGGTCCTGGCAGTAGGTGAAAGGGCGCGGGACATGCTGGGAAGGACTCCGGGTAACATAGTGGCCATAAGACCTATGAAAGGAGGAGTAATAGCCGATTACACCATAACGGAAATAATGCTAAAATATTTCTTAAAGCAAATAGTGGAGCGCAAACTCTTCAGGCCAAGGGTAATGGTATGCGTGCCGGCAGTGATAACTGAAGTGGAAAAAAGAGCGATTATTGAGGCATGTGTCGCGGCTGGGGCAAGGCAAACATTTCTAATTGAAGAACCCGTTGCGGCTGCCATAGGAGCAGGGCTTGACATTTCGAAACCGGCAGGGAATATGGTCGTAGACATAGGAGGGGGTACCACGGACATAGCTGTGCTTTCGTTAGGGGGAATCGTCTGTGGCACATCGCTGAAAGTGGCAGGGGATACTTTTGACGAGGCTATAATCAAATATGTGAAAAAAGAGTTTAATCTGGCAATAGGAGAGCGAACGGCGGAAGAAATAAAAATTTCAATTGCAACTGTTTTTCCTGAAGAAGGTTTCGAGCAGTCTCTAGAAATCAGGGGTAGAAGTTTGGTGAGTGGATTGCCTAAGACGGTCACCATAACCTCCTCCCAGACCTGCGAAGCCCTTCAGGAGCCGGTAGAAAAGATAATAGAGGCTATATTCAGCGTCCTCGAAAAGACTCCACCGGAGCTTGCAGCAGACCTTACGGAAAGAGGGATGGTGCTGACGGGTGGCGGTTCTCTTTTAAGGGGTTTGGACAAGCTTATTGCCCAAAAGACCAACATACCCGTTTACGTGGCAGAAGATGCGATCTCGTGTGTTGCCTTGGGTGCCGGCAAAGCTCTTGAATGTCTGGATGTGCTGGGCCAAAAAAATATACAAAGGAAAATGACCGAAAGGAGGTGGCAGAGGTGA
- the spoIIID gene encoding sporulation transcriptional regulator SpoIIID codes for MKDYMRERVLEIASYIIETKATVRQAAKVFGVSKSTVHKDMTERLPEINPEKAQLVKKVLEFNKAERHIRGGRATRRKYLNVN; via the coding sequence GTGAAGGACTACATGAGAGAAAGGGTTCTTGAAATCGCATCTTACATAATTGAAACGAAGGCAACCGTCAGGCAGGCGGCAAAAGTTTTCGGCGTGAGCAAAAGTACTGTCCATAAAGATATGACGGAAAGGCTTCCTGAAATAAACCCGGAAAAGGCTCAACTTGTAAAAAAAGTATTGGAATTTAACAAGGCAGAAAGGCACATAAGAGGAGGCAGAGCAACCAGAAGGAAATACCTCAATGTTAATTAA
- a CDS encoding M23 family metallopeptidase, whose translation MQKVRKRVSIKKLLLLGFLAVLFTANGAFWYLRLSNSPPSEPKSHSEPKEWEISLNEGAISENQPEKYGISQENEVQEEPNGETKIFDEDRQSEKHEAVQALSENPATMIMPVVGKVITKHSSDELVYSKTLEQWCVHKGVDIAADIGTQVKAAMAGTVVEIRNSDPKLGVVVVIDHGNGIRTLYGNLMADNLVHKGKKVKKGEVIGGVGKTAPFEVEDPPHLHFEVLIKNESVDPKNFLPNL comes from the coding sequence ATGCAAAAGGTGAGAAAAAGAGTATCTATTAAAAAATTACTTTTGCTGGGCTTCCTGGCGGTTCTATTTACTGCAAACGGTGCGTTTTGGTACTTGAGGCTTTCAAATAGTCCGCCCTCGGAGCCCAAAAGTCATTCTGAACCGAAGGAGTGGGAAATCAGTTTAAACGAAGGAGCAATATCCGAAAACCAACCTGAAAAGTATGGCATTTCGCAGGAAAATGAAGTGCAGGAAGAGCCAAATGGAGAAACAAAAATTTTTGATGAGGATAGGCAAAGTGAGAAACATGAAGCGGTACAGGCATTATCTGAAAATCCCGCAACCATGATAATGCCTGTGGTTGGAAAGGTTATTACAAAACATTCTTCAGACGAGCTCGTTTACTCGAAGACCCTAGAGCAGTGGTGTGTTCACAAAGGGGTTGATATAGCGGCTGATATTGGGACGCAGGTTAAAGCTGCAATGGCGGGAACGGTTGTAGAAATAAGGAATTCCGATCCAAAGCTCGGTGTTGTGGTAGTTATTGACCATGGCAATGGCATAAGGACTCTGTACGGGAATCTAATGGCAGACAATCTTGTACATAAAGGGAAGAAGGTCAAAAAAGGTGAGGTAATAGGCGGGGTAGGGAAAACCGCACCCTTTGAGGTAGAAGATCCTCCACATCTTCACTTTGAAGTGCTGATTAAAAACGAAAGTGTCGATCCAAAAAACTTTCTCCCCAATCTTTGA
- the spoIID gene encoding stage II sporulation protein D, whose amino-acid sequence MKNIAYCIIFFMFLLVIVLPAAIVRSCSSRLYEGLDEKGKIVKPQELTVSLYITSKNRIEKIPLEEYVKGVVAAEMPASFKIEALKAQAVAARTYVYKRMRSKGGTGCSLQKEADVCDDPTHCQAWISTSQMLKKWGIFAFYHYYSKISQAVNSTSGIIIFYQGEPIDPLFHSTSGGKTENSEDVWGNFVPYLRSVISPGEESSPKFIAIKHLPVSEVVSKIRQKWPDISIDPQRPESQWEIIERSEGGRIKKMRIGNRIVSGTEIRELFELNSTNFKWERNKDQIKFTTIGYGHGVGLSQYGANAMAERGASFVDILKHYYTGIEIKKIN is encoded by the coding sequence ATGAAAAATATTGCGTATTGTATCATTTTTTTTATGTTTTTACTAGTTATTGTTTTACCTGCGGCTATAGTTAGGAGCTGCAGCAGCCGTTTGTATGAAGGGTTAGATGAAAAGGGCAAAATAGTAAAACCCCAGGAATTAACGGTGTCCCTTTACATAACTTCAAAAAACAGGATAGAAAAAATACCCTTGGAAGAATATGTAAAGGGAGTAGTGGCAGCAGAGATGCCGGCATCCTTTAAGATCGAGGCTTTAAAAGCCCAAGCGGTGGCAGCCAGAACTTATGTTTACAAAAGAATGAGGTCCAAAGGGGGGACGGGTTGCAGCCTGCAAAAAGAAGCGGATGTCTGTGACGATCCTACTCACTGTCAAGCTTGGATAAGTACCAGCCAGATGTTGAAAAAATGGGGGATATTTGCATTTTATCATTATTACAGCAAAATATCCCAGGCAGTGAATAGCACCTCCGGCATAATCATCTTTTATCAAGGAGAACCTATAGATCCCCTTTTTCATTCTACTAGTGGAGGGAAGACAGAAAACTCCGAAGATGTATGGGGCAATTTTGTCCCGTATCTAAGAAGTGTGATAAGTCCCGGAGAAGAGTCTTCGCCGAAATTTATCGCGATAAAACATCTACCGGTGAGTGAAGTTGTTTCGAAGATAAGGCAAAAATGGCCCGATATCTCTATTGATCCGCAAAGGCCCGAAAGTCAATGGGAAATAATCGAAAGGAGCGAGGGGGGACGTATAAAGAAGATGCGGATAGGGAACAGGATAGTAAGCGGAACCGAAATAAGGGAACTGTTCGAGCTTAATTCGACTAATTTCAAATGGGAAAGGAATAAAGACCAAATAAAGTTTACCACTATAGGTTACGGCCACGGTGTAGGCTTAAGCCAGTACGGAGCAAATGCCATGGCTGAAAGGGGAGCCAGCTTTGTAGATATTTTAAAGCATTATTACACTGGTATTGAAATTAAAAAAATAAATTAA
- the murA gene encoding UDP-N-acetylglucosamine 1-carboxyvinyltransferase: protein MASFIIEGGVRLKGTVKVSSAKNAVLPVMAAALLADGECTIEDVPELEDVRVMKEVLIALGAGCEKKDRALKINSSDINKFEAPYELVRKMRASFLVMGPLLARFKRAKISLPGGCAIGSRPIDLHLKGFAALGADIEMGHGYVEAKCEKLKGNIIYLDFPSVGATENIIMAAAMAEGQTIIENAAKEPEIVDLANFLNSMGAHIRGAGTDVIKIEGVKSLKGISYTVIPDRIEAGTYLIAGAITNGDVVVENVVTEHLKPLIAKLIESGAELEESEDGVRVIGKGRPGPVDVKTMPYPGFPTDMQAQMMAYLSLCTGTSVITETVFENRFMHVEELKRMGAKIKIEGRSAIIEGVERFTGAPVKATDLRAGAALILAGLAAEGKTTVLNAHHVDRGYENIVEKVKGLGGKIERAD from the coding sequence TTGGCCAGTTTCATAATAGAAGGTGGTGTACGCCTAAAAGGCACTGTGAAAGTCAGCAGTGCTAAAAACGCAGTCCTGCCCGTAATGGCTGCAGCTCTCCTCGCAGATGGAGAATGTACGATAGAGGATGTCCCCGAACTTGAAGATGTAAGGGTCATGAAGGAGGTACTCATAGCCCTAGGGGCAGGATGTGAAAAAAAAGACAGAGCTTTGAAAATAAATTCATCTGATATAAATAAATTTGAGGCCCCTTATGAGCTTGTAAGGAAAATGAGAGCTTCTTTTTTGGTGATGGGGCCTCTTTTAGCGAGGTTCAAAAGGGCAAAAATATCTTTGCCCGGCGGGTGTGCTATAGGAAGTAGGCCAATTGACTTACATTTAAAAGGATTTGCAGCTCTTGGAGCAGATATAGAAATGGGACATGGGTATGTAGAAGCTAAATGCGAAAAACTCAAAGGAAACATCATTTATCTTGACTTTCCCAGCGTAGGTGCCACCGAAAACATCATAATGGCAGCCGCAATGGCTGAAGGCCAGACCATCATAGAAAATGCAGCAAAAGAACCGGAGATTGTGGACCTTGCAAACTTTTTAAATTCGATGGGAGCCCACATCAGAGGTGCTGGGACAGATGTCATAAAAATAGAAGGGGTCAAGAGTTTAAAGGGCATCTCGTATACTGTGATACCCGACCGAATAGAGGCAGGGACATATTTAATAGCCGGAGCCATCACAAACGGAGACGTGGTGGTAGAAAATGTTGTAACAGAACATTTAAAGCCTCTTATTGCAAAACTCATCGAAAGCGGTGCGGAACTTGAAGAAAGCGAGGATGGCGTAAGGGTTATAGGAAAGGGAAGGCCAGGTCCGGTGGATGTAAAGACCATGCCTTATCCGGGTTTCCCAACCGATATGCAAGCTCAGATGATGGCTTATCTTAGCCTATGTACTGGCACAAGCGTGATAACGGAGACCGTATTTGAGAACAGATTTATGCATGTTGAGGAACTGAAGCGAATGGGTGCGAAAATAAAGATCGAGGGCAGAAGCGCGATTATTGAAGGAGTGGAGCGGTTTACCGGAGCTCCGGTGAAGGCGACAGACCTGAGAGCGGGAGCAGCGCTCATACTGGCCGGCCTTGCGGCCGAAGGCAAGACGACAGTCTTAAACGCCCATCATGTAGATAGGGGCTATGAAAATATTGTCGAAAAGGTAAAGGGGTTGGGCGGGAAGATAGAAAGAGCCGATTGA
- a CDS encoding YwmB family TATA-box binding protein yields the protein MKIVAITVFFMLASSFSSYSMSEEDLLVKALTANKVQIESFDVADWSVINRNFMEFSDMKKIAENVFRIFQTSDEKLTISQEQDDMYRVLILEGLLHDGNYVRIVVQSVKLPEEFEKEPQTYLAVSASGSNVRKLKEVKQKVAFAVTSNGGQSRITTCLAGGIYGKLKRVEQDKIVTGILEELRTKEVEKMEDLEMQNFIGYSPFFQESLEIMGKRYNINIAVRYSDQDQKTYVWLGVPVLSIEY from the coding sequence ATGAAAATAGTTGCCATAACGGTATTTTTTATGCTAGCAAGCTCCTTTTCATCATACAGCATGTCAGAAGAAGACCTTTTAGTTAAAGCCTTGACAGCTAACAAAGTCCAGATTGAATCGTTCGATGTGGCGGACTGGTCTGTAATAAATAGGAATTTTATGGAGTTTTCAGACATGAAGAAAATCGCAGAAAACGTTTTTAGAATTTTCCAAACATCAGATGAGAAATTAACCATAAGCCAGGAACAGGATGATATGTACAGAGTGTTGATACTTGAAGGTTTGCTGCATGATGGAAACTACGTTAGGATAGTAGTCCAGAGCGTAAAATTGCCCGAGGAGTTTGAAAAGGAACCACAAACCTATCTAGCGGTCAGCGCGTCTGGCAGCAATGTGAGAAAACTAAAAGAAGTGAAGCAAAAAGTAGCTTTTGCAGTTACATCAAACGGAGGGCAATCAAGAATTACCACTTGCCTTGCCGGGGGTATTTATGGTAAACTTAAGCGGGTAGAACAAGATAAAATTGTAACGGGAATTCTTGAAGAGCTCAGGACAAAAGAAGTGGAGAAGATGGAAGACCTCGAAATGCAAAACTTTATAGGTTACAGCCCGTTTTTCCAGGAGAGCCTTGAGATAATGGGAAAAAGATACAACATAAATATAGCCGTAAGGTATAGTGATCAGGATCAAAAAACCTATGTCTGGTTGGGGGTACCGGTTCTTTCGATTGAATACTAG
- a CDS encoding V-type ATP synthase subunit D, which yields MEIRANPNRMELSRLKKRLVTAKRGHKLLKDKQDELIKKFIDMVKQNKALREEVERELIAAFQSFTMARSQMPASVVEESLMIPTAEVSIDIKKSNIMSVNVPRIEISMEEGKNLYPYGFAGTSAEMDFAIRTLSSILPKMLKLAEFEKACQLMADEIEKTRRRVNALEYVLIPQLEKTIKYITMKLDENERSSRTRLMKIKEMVMQG from the coding sequence ATGGAAATAAGGGCTAATCCAAACCGGATGGAGCTTTCAAGGCTGAAAAAAAGGCTTGTGACGGCAAAGCGGGGCCACAAGCTCTTAAAAGATAAGCAGGATGAGCTCATAAAGAAATTTATAGATATGGTGAAGCAGAATAAGGCCTTGCGGGAGGAAGTAGAGCGCGAACTTATAGCAGCCTTCCAAAGTTTTACGATGGCTCGCAGCCAAATGCCTGCAAGCGTTGTGGAAGAAAGCCTGATGATTCCCACGGCTGAAGTCAGCATAGATATTAAAAAGAGCAATATAATGAGCGTAAATGTGCCCCGCATAGAGATATCCATGGAAGAAGGGAAAAATTTGTACCCTTATGGCTTTGCAGGAACTTCTGCCGAAATGGACTTTGCCATCCGGACTTTGTCGTCCATCCTTCCGAAAATGCTGAAACTTGCCGAATTCGAAAAAGCGTGCCAGTTAATGGCAGATGAAATCGAAAAGACAAGAAGAAGGGTGAATGCTCTAGAGTACGTGCTTATTCCTCAGCTTGAGAAAACAATAAAGTATATAACTATGAAACTGGACGAAAACGAGCGCTCCAGCCGCACGAGATTGATGAAGATAAAGGAAATGGTAATGCAGGGGTAA
- a CDS encoding V-type ATP synthase subunit B, translating to MLKEYKTAKEIVGPLMLVENVEGVKYNELVEIETGSGEIRRGQVLEVNGDKALVQLFEGSTGLNINDCKVRFVGKSIELGVSIDMLGRVFDGFGRPRDKGPMIIPEKRLDINGSPINPAARDYPSEFIQTGISAIDGLNTLVRGQKLPIFSGSGLPHAQLAAQIARQAKVLGTESKFAVVFAAMGITFEEADYFISDFRRTGAIDRSVLFINLANDPAIERIATPRMALTCAEFLAYEKDMHVLVILTDMTNYCEALREVSAARKEVPGRRGYPGYLYTDLSTIYERAGRIKGKKGSITQIPILTMPEDDKTHPIPDLTGYITEGQIILSRELHRKGIYPPIDVLPSLSRLKDKGIGKGKTREDHADTMNQLFASYARGKQAKELAVILGEAALSDTDKLYAKFADEFERRYVAQREDEDRSIEETLTIGWELLTILPKVELKRIRDEYIEKYLPKKGEE from the coding sequence ATGCTTAAAGAGTATAAAACGGCAAAAGAGATCGTCGGGCCGCTGATGCTTGTAGAGAATGTGGAAGGAGTAAAATACAATGAGCTTGTAGAGATAGAAACCGGCAGCGGTGAGATTCGCCGGGGACAGGTGCTAGAAGTAAACGGCGATAAAGCTTTGGTCCAGCTTTTCGAGGGTTCGACTGGACTTAATATAAACGACTGCAAGGTCAGGTTTGTAGGGAAGAGCATAGAACTGGGCGTTTCTATAGATATGCTGGGCAGGGTATTCGACGGCTTTGGCCGCCCGCGGGATAAAGGCCCGATGATAATACCGGAAAAAAGGCTTGATATAAACGGTAGCCCCATAAACCCGGCTGCCCGCGACTATCCTTCAGAGTTCATACAGACGGGAATTTCGGCCATCGATGGTCTAAACACGCTGGTAAGGGGGCAGAAACTGCCGATTTTCTCGGGTTCTGGCCTTCCCCACGCCCAACTGGCGGCGCAGATAGCAAGGCAGGCAAAAGTTCTCGGGACTGAAAGCAAATTTGCGGTAGTTTTTGCAGCAATGGGCATCACCTTTGAGGAAGCTGACTACTTCATCTCGGATTTCAGGCGCACCGGAGCCATAGATAGGTCGGTTCTGTTCATTAATTTGGCCAATGACCCCGCTATAGAGCGTATAGCAACGCCCCGAATGGCATTGACCTGTGCGGAATTTCTGGCTTATGAAAAAGATATGCATGTACTTGTAATTCTGACTGACATGACCAATTACTGCGAGGCCTTAAGGGAAGTTTCGGCTGCAAGAAAGGAGGTTCCGGGGCGTAGGGGTTATCCCGGGTACCTTTACACGGACCTTTCTACAATATACGAAAGAGCTGGAAGGATAAAGGGAAAGAAGGGTTCTATAACGCAAATACCGATTCTGACGATGCCGGAAGACGACAAGACTCACCCGATACCGGACCTTACGGGATATATAACCGAGGGACAGATAATCTTGAGCCGCGAACTTCACAGAAAGGGCATTTATCCTCCCATTGACGTGCTCCCGTCCCTCTCGCGTCTCAAGGACAAAGGTATAGGGAAGGGCAAGACAAGAGAGGACCACGCAGATACAATGAACCAGCTCTTTGCTTCCTATGCCCGCGGCAAGCAGGCAAAAGAGCTGGCAGTAATACTGGGTGAGGCCGCCCTTTCCGATACGGATAAGCTATATGCGAAATTCGCGGACGAGTTTGAGAGAAGGTATGTGGCCCAGAGGGAAGATGAGGACAGGAGCATTGAGGAAACCCTGACGATAGGATGGGAACTCTTGACCATACTTCCGAAAGTTGAGCTCAAGAGGATTAGGGACGAATACATCGAGAAGTACTTACCCAAAAAAGGAGAAGAATAA